One segment of Pseudomonadota bacterium DNA contains the following:
- a CDS encoding GGDEF domain-containing protein, translated as MQASFLIVVALALSCTVFTVIFALAYLHLGRRPHAKSWSLSFAVAALMFTSTLTKDSFPSQTFYWLLCTALSCSSVTIGIRGHLQRLGKPFSVYHLLVPVGVFAVVLWATLITPHMGLRISPLALHAGVSYTMVTWWIVSSRRISIAEWGMAGSCAAFALCQWAAGLVALSQGATLDSDLMSHYLAINYVGMPACFLGMGMFAVFSLASDLAEEMRQLASIDPLTGLANRRGMNDAMARAWASAQRTDRAVSILLADLDGFKRINDEHGHAAGDEVLKAVAERMAFGRRADDLVARWGGEEFVLLLAGPTHTQAAGIAEEIDARIQASTVETATGSIRPSASIGVATAHPGDSRLEDLIRLADERMYERKTARKAERARAAAQPQVDLTRAPTLMT; from the coding sequence ATGCAAGCATCATTTTTGATCGTCGTTGCACTCGCTCTGAGCTGCACGGTGTTTACGGTAATCTTCGCCCTGGCCTATTTGCACCTCGGGCGGCGACCTCATGCGAAGAGCTGGTCGCTATCCTTCGCCGTTGCCGCGTTGATGTTCACCAGCACGCTGACCAAGGACTCCTTCCCCTCCCAAACGTTCTACTGGCTCCTATGCACGGCCCTATCGTGTTCCTCGGTCACGATCGGGATACGTGGGCACCTTCAACGCCTGGGCAAGCCGTTCTCGGTCTACCATCTCCTGGTTCCCGTGGGCGTTTTCGCGGTGGTGCTTTGGGCCACACTGATCACCCCGCACATGGGGCTGCGAATCTCCCCGCTGGCATTGCACGCCGGTGTGTCCTACACGATGGTCACCTGGTGGATCGTCTCCTCGCGCCGTATCAGCATCGCGGAGTGGGGCATGGCGGGCTCCTGCGCTGCCTTCGCCCTCTGCCAATGGGCAGCGGGGTTGGTGGCGCTGTCCCAGGGCGCAACGCTAGATTCCGACCTCATGTCCCACTACCTGGCTATCAACTACGTTGGCATGCCGGCGTGCTTCCTCGGGATGGGTATGTTTGCGGTGTTCAGCTTGGCCAGCGATCTGGCGGAAGAGATGCGTCAACTTGCCAGCATCGACCCCCTGACGGGTCTTGCGAATCGTCGGGGTATGAATGACGCCATGGCGAGGGCGTGGGCATCGGCCCAGCGAACCGATCGAGCCGTGTCGATCCTGTTGGCAGACCTGGATGGCTTCAAGCGCATCAACGACGAACACGGGCACGCCGCTGGCGATGAGGTACTCAAGGCCGTCGCTGAGCGAATGGCATTTGGCCGCCGCGCGGATGACCTCGTGGCGCGTTGGGGGGGAGAGGAGTTCGTGCTGCTGTTAGCGGGGCCGACACACACCCAAGCCGCGGGCATCGCCGAGGAAATCGATGCGCGGATTCAGGCATCCACCGTCGAGACGGCCACTGGCAGCATCCGCCCGTCGGCGAGTATCGGCGTCGCTACGGCCCACCCCGGCGACAGCCGGCTGGAGGATCTGATCCGCCTTGCTGACGAGCGCATGTACGAGCGGAAGACGGCACGGAAGGCCGAACGCGCGCGTGCCGCTGCCCAACCGCAGGTTGATCTTACGCGAGCGCCGACACTGATGACTTGA